Below is a genomic region from Streptomyces sp. RPA4-2.
GCCACGATGCCGTAGTGCACGGTCTTCGTCAGGTCGTCGTCGGCCGCGGCCGACCGGGTGTCCAGGCCCAGCGACAGGTCGACGATGAAGGGCTGTCCCTCTTCGCGTTCCTTCTGGAAGACACCGTGGTGTCCGCGAGCCTTGAGGCCGCGCAGCGCGACACGATCCACGCGAATCACTCCTGCAATCGTCGGTAGGGCCCGTCGTGCACCGCGTGCGGTCGGCACACCGGCCTTCGAACGAATCTACCTGCGGGCACTGACAGTGTTCGTCCGCGGGGGCGAGCGCCCACATGATGGTCACGAGGCTTCATCGGGTGTTTCCCCTGGGGAACGCCGGGCTCATGGGTCGGTAGCCGCCCATACCCGGTGGTTCGTGATTCCAACCACTCCTTGGTTCCGCCGGGCGTCCGGCCCACTCAACCGGGTGTCTCCTCGTCCTCCTCCTCGCCGGATTCGGCGAGGACGGGGGAGGCGTGGTGCGACCAGAGTTTCCAGCCGTCGTCCGTGCGCCGGAACACGTTCGTGGCGACCACCAGCTGGCCGACCAAGGGGCCGAGCTCGTCGCTGTCGTCGGGCGCGGGGCCGCCGCTGAGGATGTTCTCGGTGCAGGTGACCAGCGCGGTGTCGCCGCCGACGGAGACGTGCACATCCGTGAGGAAGAACTGGATGTACTCGGTGTTGGCCATGATCAGCGCGTACGAGCGCAGGACCTCGCCGCGGCCGTTGAGGACCGGCCAGCCGGGGTGGACGCAGGAGACCTGCGCGTCCTCGCCGCCGACGTTGTCGGCGACGATGTCCAGGGGGGCCAGCCAGAGGGACGACAGCTCCTCGAAGTCGCCCCTCTCCAGTGCCTCGTAGAATGCGGTGTTGGCGAGTTCGACCTGCTCGACATCGGTGCCGGGTGCGCTCACTGGGCTCCCTCGACGGCCCGGGCGACGCGTACCGCGTCCGCGGTGGCCCGTACCTCGTGGACACGGACCGCCCACGCGCCCTGGTGGGCGGCGAGCGCGGAGACGGCGGCGGTGGCGGCGTCCCGTTCGCGGGCCGGTGGCGGGGCGCCCTCCGGGCCCGCCAGGACGTGGCCGAGGAAGCGTTTGCGTGACGCGGCGAC
It encodes:
- a CDS encoding nuclear transport factor 2 family protein; its protein translation is MSAPGTDVEQVELANTAFYEALERGDFEELSSLWLAPLDIVADNVGGEDAQVSCVHPGWPVLNGRGEVLRSYALIMANTEYIQFFLTDVHVSVGGDTALVTCTENILSGGPAPDDSDELGPLVGQLVVATNVFRRTDDGWKLWSHHASPVLAESGEEEDEETPG